cTACATTGAAATAAGAAATAAATAATGATAAAAATCAAACACCCAAAGGCAGTAATGATAAAACTACTTTGGATGGAACCAAAGCCGGTGGGGGAAAAATGGCTTTATCGGCTTTTGGTTGTTTGAGGAAAAGATAGAGAAAAAGAGCTAATGTATACAGTGCAGAAGCTGGACGAGGCAGAACTGCTGGGAGCCCTCTCAAATGAACCGTGGCAGTGGCTAAAACTATCATATGGCCGTCGAAAGTATAACTCTAAAAAACATGAAATCAACAAGATTGAGACAAAAAGTTACCACTAATAATAACTTGTAGAAATTGATCAAGTTTGATTCAACTGCTGATATTTGGCTTAAAGTTAACATGTACTccttccatcctaaattataagacgtttggcttttctgacctcaaatttaaccactcgtcttattcaaaatatttgtACAAacgtagtcaaatttaagtcattcttgaagaacttttactaataaaccaagccacgacAATAAAAAGTGAtgttttgcacaaatttttgaatACGACAGTGGTCAAATTTggtgtcaaaaaagtcaaacgactaataatttgggatggattgataCTACGTTAATGCTTTATTACCTTATCTGATCACCCATTTACTAATAATTTATTATGTTAATAACATTTGTTAACTATCATATAGTATCTGGAGACATGGACATATATGTATGGCCATCAATTGGATGAGAAGCTAGCCTAgacagtcgtcgtcgtcgctacGGTAGCAACACATACACGGCTAGCTACTGGGCTGCAGCAAGCTTGGCAATCATGTCCTTTAAAACAGACGGGCAGCTCTTGCTCAGATGCTCCAAGCCGTCGGTCTTGACGACCTCTCTGAGATTTTCTGGATCCTCGAGGAATCTCAGGCACGCCTCCTTAAGCCCTAGGCAATGGTGGTCGACGGCGAACGCCAGGATGACCGCCACGGTTGTCACATCCACAAACTCACACAGCTTCTCTTCACAAACCAGCCTCAGCCTCTCCATCTGATACCTATTCGCCGCTGCGACCAGGTCCGGGagcatcgccgccgccgctgatcCCTTCGACTCCGGCGGCAGCGAGTCGGTGTACACGTAATGGAGAAACGCCTCGAAGTCCTGCGCTTCCATGTCTTCAATCTGTACGACGACGGCTGCGCCGCCGCTGTCgttggtcgtcgtcgtcgtcgggcaGGTGGAGAGGGAGAGCTCGGCGTGGAACACCGGTGACCGGGCCATGAGCACACACCTGTGCGCGGCGAAAGTCCTGTTGTCCACCATGAACGTCACGTCCGCGCCGTCCCCGGTCGCGAGGAGGCCGCCGAGGTGACGGTGCAGGTCCGACGGCGgtggcaccaccaccaccgctgcaTCTACTAGAGGTGACGACGGGTGTGGGACGTCGACGATGTCCATCGCTTAGCAGCCGGGGTACGGGAACATGGGCACGTTCCCCGTTCCGGGAACTTCGTCCCGAAACGTGGAACGGGAACATCATGGAACATCGTTCCCAAATGCGGTGGAACACGAATCATATATAAGAGCAATCATAGGAACGTCAGTCCCAAGCGACTATGGAACTTCGTGGTGTGTGTGCATACTGCGCCGTGCCCGTCCGTGAGCGGTCGGTGAAAAATCTAGATGGTGATTGACTCATTGGCCTAGACCTGCAATGAGCCTTAAGGTTGGAGTTGGACAGCCCtaaatgaaacaaaaatacAATAGTAAATTATATCACGCTAGGAATCGAACTCATTTGGTTCAAAGCAACACGTAAAACTACCTGAGCCAACCACTACGTCACAAAACACGTTCCTTTAGAAAGTGGAACGCGTTCCGCAACTTAAAGGAACGAGACGAAGCTATATACCCCCTACGTTCCATAGTTTATGAGAATGTCGTACCGCGTACCACGTTCCCGTACCACGTACCCTATGTTCCGGGAACTTGGCTGCTAAGGTCCATCGTCTGAATCTCCCCCGTGGCGGCGACCGTCAAATCACACCTGATCGTGAAGCGGTCGTGCTTGAGATGCTCGGATTTCTCCAGCTCGTCCCTCCTGATGAAAGTCCGGAATCCACGGTCGTCGTCACGGAAGGTATGCTCGGCACTGAAGGTGTAGTGTGGCACTGGCTTCTTCTCTCCATAGTCAAGCAAGCTGAAGGTGAACCGTGCTCTGACGCCATGGCCATGGGCGACATTGACATTGTGGTCGTCGAGGTCGAGCTTGAGGAAGATGGATATGAAGTCGGAGCAAGTGGAGTTGCAGCCGTTGGGGTAATAGCAGATGTGCCAGCGGTGGCCGCCGACGCGGAACGATCGGGACTTGATGTGGCTGCCGGTCGGGACATCCTTGGTGCCGGAGTAGCCGTCGATCTTCAGCAGGTGCTGCCCGCTCTCGGTGCTGGCGGCGACGATGGCTGACGCGGACCGCGACGGCTCGCGCTCGCCCCTGCCGCCACCGATGATCGGCATGGGTACCACGGTCTGTGGTGTGGAGATCACGGCGTTTGCTGCTTCAGCGCTTCTCTTCTTGCACGCTGCATTATGTCGAGTGCTGAATTTTACtcgctccatcccaaattataagtcattccaagaaccttggagagttaaagcatttttaagtttgattaaaattatagaaaaaaatactaagatttgtaacgtaaaataAGTATACTAtgcaaatataattaagaaagaatctaatcatacttagttagtaccataataattattattttataatataaatttagtcaaacttagaaaagtttgactctccaagatttttggaatgacttacaatttgggatggagggagtagatagATACGACGGATCTCATCTCTCTATATATCCTTCGTAATTGCTAGAAATAGAGATTTGATAATTCAAAAAATACACTCCAATAGCttctttatttgtttatttaaaTATAAGTATCTTATATTCTGAATTTTCGCTGGCACAAGATAGAAAACATACAAGATACAGAAAAACTATTACATGAAAGAATATAAAAAAGGGTTTTTATGCAAATAACTGTCTAAATCATTGTTTAGAGAGTAAGCTTTACAAAAAAAACTCTTAAAGATGCTCTGCAGAGTAAAGTCCATTctttttttgaagaaaaaagagaagaggCCTCATAGAGAAAGGCTCCACGTTCTTATCTACTCTCTTTTCCTAAAAAACCACCCACCTCCGCTATTGTTATGTAAAATGCATAAAAAACCTCTTTAAATTTGCATCTAATTTACCTACTCTATGATTATGAATGATAATTTAAAATGAACTCAATTTGCATCTAAATACCCAACTATGCCATTATAAAAGATAATTTAAAAATAATTTCCATGCAATTTACCCTTCTACGATTACTAAAGGTAATGGAAGGTAACATCGAAGTTTCTTTTAAGTTGCCTATATCTACTATTATGAAAGATATATGATAAAGTAACCCCCTTTAATTGTAACTAAATTGCCTAAATCTACCACCCAAAAGAATAAACTAAAATATCCCTCCAATCTATGTTTAAATACCAATATAAGATGATATGAAAACTAACTCCATAAGCATaaagttatttttttaaaattaaacACTTACCACCATTGGATTGAAAGTAAGCATAAATGTTATGTAATAGTCCCTTCTTCTAAATTGTAAGTTGTTTTAACATTTCAAGACACATTGCTTCAGCAATGTATTTAGACATAGGGTATAACTAAGTACATAGCAAAATCTATGTacctagaaaagtcaaaacaaatgataatttggaatagaggaaGTACTATACATTCATGTTAGGAATAGATATATCAATCTATAAAATTCCTTAACAAGCAAATCACATACCAATGACACTAACAACTAATTTTAAGTTATATTGGTACTCTGTCGATAAATTTTGTAAGTTGTTACTTTAGGTAAGTTTATATATTTTGATTGAAAACATATTCTCTTCCAAGCAGGCTTATAAACAACTTATTGGGCATCGTCGGATTGATACTTCTTACATGTGGCTTTGGACATCTTCTTGTcagaacaaaaggaaaaaaaaatctgGTTAATCTTAAGTGACAGGTTGAGCACTAGAGCTTTGATTAAAAGAAAAGGAATCCATCTTGAAGATTATAATTGTGTTTTCTATTCACTCGACATGAAGAAGATCTTCTCCATATGCATTTTCACTGTCCTTTCACGATGGCTTGTTGGTACAGTTTGCAACTCTTTATACCAAAtttagaagatattccaaaccATCTTGGAAAGCCTCAGGGCTCGACTAAGGGTACCTTTTTTATGGAAGTCATCATCACGACGTGCTAGGCTATTTTGATGATGTGGAATGATATTATTTCCAGAGACTTGGTGCATTTAGTTCAGGGATGCATGGCGGTTTTCAGGAATGagtttgctctagttattaTAAGAGCAAAGGCACGCAATCACCCCTTCATTGTTTAATGGCTAGACAGCTTTGTGTAATCTTAGCTATTTTTTCCTTACCATTTTGTGTCTTGAGGTTACTTGTGTAAGACTTTGCTtgttttttattaataaattttCAGTAGGGGTGGAGCCCCTCGTGTTTCCTCAAACACAAAATCTAACCACTCTATGTTAACAACAACAATACACATAACTTTTTGATATAATAAATTCAACATCTTTAGTGTCATGGAACAGGCCAAAATACTGTTTTTTTGCTATTGTAGTAATTAAGATTGTACCTTACGGCCTAAAAATGCTTTAAATAAAATCTAAAAGGAAAACTTTAAATAAAATATACAATAGACACTAAAGTTTCAACTTGATACGACGTGGATAAAAGTGATGCAATAACTAATACAATTAAAGTTTAAAAAACCCAAATATAGATTTACGATGTCAGAAAGGAATATAAGAGATTATGTAACTTAAACTTTGGTTTCAATTGATTTGGTGCATGTCGCGCGTGATTAGATGCAAGATTCTCATAGTGATGTTAGAGTCTTTTAGCGTCCACGTTAGTCTTCTTGACAACTTCTAGGACGATATCTTTTAATTTAGGACCGAGGGAGTAATTACCAACCTTGCCATTATGAATGATAATTGAAAATAACATCAATTTGCTTTAAATTATCTTCCTCTATCAGTATATATGAGCAAGAGAGACCGAACGCACCTGAGTCACCGAATTAGCTTAGAGAGGTTTGATGATGCAGTCATGCAGATCATTTTTGTTGAATTTGGAGATGATTTGGCGTGTGGTTTATCGTGGCAAGCATGGTTGCGAGATAGGTAGCGACACATCCATATTTATAACCGAGTCAGGTAAAATAATTAAACAAGGCGTGTAAAAGAGCTACGTACGTAACATCACCTATGCAAGCTTCCTAAACAACAGAACCTCGGCAATCCTTTATTCCTGGCTTCCATCGATAGCCACACTACGGGTTCTCGTTATGCCAACTTGGGAATTCAGCAAAGACGGATGCCTTCTTACCAGTGGTTCAAGCAAGGCATTGTACTAAATAGCGTTCGTAGCGACCACAATAACAGTTACTGCTCTTGTCGCTACCAGTACGACGTAGCGGCTTGGATATAGCTGATTAAAACTTAGCGTCCGCTAGCTATTTGGCGGAGCAAGTCGCTATAGTGGCCATTATTTGACATAGCAATCTGTTATAGCAGTCTAATTCTTAATTTAAGATATATTTGATGAGAATCACTCTTGGAATACAATTAAATATCTATTTATACTATTTAAGATATATGTTATTTTTCAAAATATACATGTATTAGCAGATAATGTTATTAGAACTTAAGCGTCCGCTAACCGCAATCTGCTAACCTCTTTGGgaggtttgttttttttttcaaaggcACTTTTGTTTCCTCCCCTCTAAAATAGCCTGGACCATTGATCTAGAAGGGGTAAAAACATGTTCCCCTCCATCGTCTTCTATTATCTCATTTGCCAAGCGGGTGAAAAAATACGGGCTCAAAGTCCGattgaggaaaaaaaaaaacaagcggATGAAATCGTCAGGCGCAGTGCGCAAGGGCTTGCCGCTTGCCTGACGCCCTTCCAATCCGGCCAAACAGTGGATTGGCCAAATTGTTTGCAAACGTTagatctccaagagattagccaaaaacattagtcaaatttactaatttaactactctctaaaatagatttgataaaaaaaatattagagtGCTCCAACATACTCTATAAATGATGGCTAGTGAGGTAGGCTATCCAAAATTAGAGAGcgaataagagcatctccaagagattagccaaaaatactagccaaatttactgatttagctactctctaaaatagatttgacaaaaaGATATTAGAGTATTCCAACAGACTCTGCAAAAGGATGGCTAGTGAGGTAGACTATCCAAAAGTAGAGAGCAAATATGGTGGGATGAAGAGCTACTAAATTTGAAGAGTCATTTACAGAGTCTGTTGGAGACGTTTTTCCTTCAATAATAGCCAAATAtatctttagaaaatgatttggcTAGTCTCTTTGAGATGCTCTAAGGTTAGATAGAGAGCTTATAAATTTGAAGAGTCATTTATAGAGTCTGTTGGAATCGTTTTTTCTTCAACAATAACTAAATTtacctttagaaaatgatttagctaatctcttggagatgcttggTGACGCACAAATTTGGTGATAGCAGTGGATTAGCCAAATTATTTGGAGCTAAGCTCgccttgttcgcttgagcttttcGGCTGAATCTGCTAGTTATTTAGCAGTTTTTTTTCTCTCGTAACAAATCAACAAATAGTACTTTCAGTCATGACTTTAGTCAAGCGAACATGCTCCTAGTGGCAAAGCTAGAACAAATTCGAGAGGGGTGTGCTTGCCTTGTGAGTGTGTAGATTTTAATTATGAGAATGTGAATATGGTAAAAATTTAGTCATAATCACTATTTTACATTTTTGTGTGGGTGCAGCCACACCCACTAATCACAATGTAATCTGCCCATATTACTTCCTTCGTCCCGAAGTAACTGACGTGCATAAGATACGTGTTGATCAAACTTTCTCAATCTTAACTAAATTTAGAGAAAATACTCAATTTTAACtaggtttatagaaaatacTACCACTATTTGTATATTAAAGTGAGTTTATTATATATTCAACAATTCATCTAAGAATAGTAATTATGCACTGTAGATATTaatattttcttatatatattttgataTAAAATGTTTGACTTTTCGTGAGAATTACAGTTGACATCTATCACAGCCCATTTCGGTACACAAAGTGATATCCTAATGGGCTTGTTCGGAATACATGAATTGTTCAGAATTTCACATAAATCAGTTTAATTTCACATGAAAATATTTGGATttagaaggaaaaaaaatctcTCGTGCTAAACCAGGCCTAATTCTAGCTTCTCAGCCCTGTGGAACCTCAAGCCCATACGGCCCACCAACTAGGGCCTTTTACAAACATCCCATCCCTCTTCGCCGGCGGGCACCATGACCACCACCatggccatggccgccgccaccTCCGCGGCAGCAGCTGTCTCCACGTCGCATCCGTATCCTCTCCTCCAACCCACCTCCAATCGCACCTTCGTTTCCTTCCCGCGGCGACAGCTTCCAGCTACCTCCCTCTCCCTTGCCCTGCCCTTGCCCTCCCAGCTGTCGTTGCGGGGCTTGCcgctggcgccggcgccggcggcaaaCCCGAAGTACCACAACGCGAAGGTGGACGCGGGAGACGAGGACGTGGCCGGTGAGGAGCTCCTGCGGCGGTTCAATTGGCAGGTGTCCCGCGCGGGCGTCACGGAAGAGGTCAGGCGGCGGCGCAGGCACGAGGACGCCCGGGACAAGCGCAAGCGCAAGGCTCGGTCGGCGGCGCGGCGGTACCGCCGGAGGTGCGTCCCCCCACTGCACTATCAATCGCTCTCCTGATTAGTAAACTTGATCGACATGTTCTTGCGCTATGTGCGTATATTAGTTGCTTGGATTGTTGCTTCGAATTTGAGGTGCTTCAAATGACATGATTGCTGATTTATGGCCGTTTTGCTTAATTGTAGTTGTAGGCCAAATTGAAAGTGTTAGCGACTGATTTGACCACCATGTGTGTGCGCGAGTTGTTGTACATTAAGATGCTATGTGATCATACATCTGACAAAAATAGTAGTTTGATTGCCAAATTCATTAGGATGCCAACCAGTCTACTACTAATAGTCATGATCCTGAAGGTGGGACAGCTAGATTATATCACCACAGATCATTTCTGAATGGAAGTACGTGCGCATGTGAAATGgtactattttttttttcttaaccaaaaacttttcaagattcccgtcacattgaatcttgtagcaatacatggagcattaaatatagataaaaacaaaaactaattgtacagttttctgtaaatcgcgagatgaatcttttaagtctacttacttcatgattggacaatgtttgtcaaataaaaacgaaagtgctacggtgtcaaaatccaaaaaaaaaattagatcaaAACAAGGCCATATATAGTCGCTTTGACAGACCATCATCATAATATTGTGGTCATCTGTATAATTCTTTGATTGCTTTTTTGAAAAGCGGGGTATTATCCTTGATCATGAATACATGAGTGTGCATCCCTGGCGTGTCCAAGTGCAAGGAAATGCCTAATCAAATACCCCATTGTGGGAAAGTTCATCAAGCTTTATACTGAATTACTATTATATTATTATGAGAAAACGATGAGGGCATGGATTTCAGACGAAGAAAGGAGAAGAACGGAGGAAAAGCTCCTGTCGTGTCACCCTCCGTGTCTGCATGCCCCATTTAATTTGCCACGTTATATTCCGGGTTCCGGCGTTATTCGGCGTATGATGATTGGGGCTTGCTCgtctcttttttctctctttttttttcagagagaCGAGCTATACAGCACAGCAACAGAAAGCGCAATGTGTTCCCTCTGGAAGCAACGCAGCATCGGCTGTCTCTAGAGTCTAGAACTCTAGACCCACCGTCCCACCGAGTTGTTTTTAAAAAATCTAGTTAAAGTTGAGATTAATTGATTCCTTGTACTGCTACATGAAGACTTATTTCGGACGAAGGgaatattagtttcaaaataattatatttattttttttaaaaaaacatgtgTGGTTTTATCTTGAAAGCTACTTGCATAATGTTGCATTCTTTTTGCAAAGAAGGggaattatataaaaatatcgaCATGTACCTTTCCAAATTACACGTGACAtaataaagataaaatatttgatTCAGATACTTCCATCGACCTCTTTCTTAGTGGCTTAATACTGAAGACAGAGTGAAATCCTTATGCCAGATTCAACAATCAGATTGGACATGTGACAAGATCTAACATTCTAGAACCAATTCAAAACGCATCTGAAGCAATAAAAGAACATCAGCAATTAAATGGTTGGGTACAGTATATCATCACTTCCAACCCTTTGATTTATCTTGTTGCATGTCTGATTTTCTCTTTGCAACCATCAACAATGAGATTGATGACCTGGAGTTACTATCCTCATAAGATTACAAGAAGCACCCTTCCCCGTAAAATAAATTGACCTTTTGCCGATGAAATTGACGTCTACAACAATAATGTTGCCATACCCATCCTTGAAGTCATAGTAGGTAGCAAGCTCCTGACCAAAATCATCTGTTACATGTAGATTTATTGACCAAATCTAAGCAAACTAGATCCAGTAAACAAGGGATAGGTCATAGGTGCTCTCTCTTTGTCACCATCTGCCAGAGAGGAAGATGAGAGGTcctaaggctagtctcaatgtagTTTTATTAGAGTTTTATGGACATTAAACATACTGATATGGCATCATATTAATGAAGAAAgatatgataagagtttcatgggagtagagagaatttcatggggatgaaactcatcTTCActgtttttaaaaaatattggtTGAAAACTGAGTCATGCTTCCATTGAGAATGGTCTAAGCGACGGCAAGAAGAGCCTAAAAGGTGGCAACGGTTGTGTCCTCAAAGGTGCGGGGGTGAGTCAGTGTCGTATTTATTTGATATTGTAACTACATCCaaatataagtataaataatGATAAAGAAAAACAAAGTCTAGAGGCCATAAGGGTACTctcaatgctagaaactacatatagtttctatatccattaaataaaatttatagacaCTTAGTCTCAATGGATAGTTtttatagaatatttttatatccaatcacattcattgtCTCTCCATTTCTAGCCAATTATATCACTTtatgtcttggattttgtgtagacatagtttctaacttagacccggtttctatgattttgctctctctctctcttcaataactctcCTGCCATATTAGGGCAGTCTCAATGGTAGAAATTACGCACAGTTTCCATAGTGACTATGTCAGCAAAAATTAATCTATGGAAACTATCCCACACAATAGAGATGTGTTCAAAGTAATAAATATTGATctattttctctctctctctcccttatCCTCTCCATCCCTCCGATGCTCAATCCGTCCGTTCCAACCAAAAGCAGGAGACAAGCAACACAGGAACACCGGAGTTAGCACACGAGCGAACGAGCGAGCGCGGCATCTGGCACGCAAAATGCTGCAGCAGGGGCAAGCGAATGCGGCTCCGGCGAGCAGACATGGCGGGTGAGCGCGGCAACGCCGACGTGCGCACGCGCGCGGCTCCGGTGGGCGAGCGTGGTGAAGCTGGCAAGAGCGTACGCGGCTCCGGCGAGCGAGCATGGCGACGCGAGAGAGCGGACAGCACCAGCGACATGCATGCCCAGTTGAGCTCACACACTGCGTCCAACGGGCCAGCGCGTTGAGCGGACATGGTGGGCTAGCACTCGCGATGCAGGCAAGAGCCGCGGCAGCCAGCGAGCATGGCGGGCAAGCGCGCACGGCAGTCGGCGGGCGTAGACAGGTGCTTCTGGAGGAGCACACGCGAGGTGTCTTCCCAATGGCGAAAAGAGCGTTTCTTGGTGACGCGATTTCTTCTCTAACAAAcgatttcttctttttttacttCTCTTTCCTCGTTAATCTTactgccacatcagcatttTGTTTAGCTGGCAAGTTATTAAATAGAGATAGAAACTATTATCAATACGCTATTGGGAGTGCAAAATGATTAGGTGGCATAATCAATGTCCAAAATGAATACCTTGCGTGTCAACCGACTAGTAACATTTATGCTTTTGTCATGGATTGTTAgaaactagatttagagaaattGAGTTGTAAGGGCGtccgctagctatttgatctctagGAATAATATATGTTATTGGTTCCCAATGGCAATTTGTAAATAGCTAACTTaagaagtcgctagctattaggaAGTCACTAGCTATTGTGGAGAGTATTATGAGAGAGTTATTTTTAGAAGATTATGTTAGATTAggagtcgctagctatttgatctctctcctcgatagccaatgagagtgctacttttttattatttttatacatcatctcgctagctatttgtaaaGTACTATTGAGAGCCAATAGAATTTTTCCTAACTAGCTATTTGATAAGCATTGTGGATGACCTCATCGTAAAAGCTGAGGTTGCCAATTTTTTTCGAGTAAATTACCACAATGCCCTCACCCTATGCTTTTTCCATGCAACAAAGAGATGGGCGTAATAGTATTTTAATGTCTAGAAGCTAGGATTCCGCATACAAGAACACATGTGTCACATCTCTTTTCTTCTAAAATAGCTATTTAGACCAAGTTGTACAACACAGGTCATTACTCTCTGGATCGAACGTGTGCCTCGGGCCTCGGCACGACTTGCATGCCATCGGCGACTCGGCGTGCGCGTGCTGCTCGATCAGCTGGTCCTCGGTGGTGTGCTATGGGCCTATGGTGTGACCCAACTAACCCACACTGACACAGAAATGCAATTTGCGGTATCGTTTGGAACTTACGATGCCAAGGTAaactaaactttttatttttttttcttttccgtaTGTATAAAAAAGAATtatttttaggtcttgtttagtttccaaaatttttcaagattctctgtcatatcagatcttggagcacatgcatgtagtattaaatatagataaaaaataactaattgcacagtttaactgtaatttacgagacgaaacttttgagcctagttagtctataattggacaatatttgtcaaataaaaacaaaaaatgctacaataaaaaaaacctaaaaatttttgcgaactaaacaagccttTAGAAGATTCAGGCCACGAGGTTGTCAGCGACTCGCAGGCCTCGCAGGTTGGCAGCAATCGTCAATCGATGGTACAGAAGGCCTTGTTTGgcgaaatgaaaagttttcggccactgtagtattttcgtttgtttgtggtaaatattgtctaaatgtggactaattagactcaaatgATTCATTTCACGATttatgtgtaattagtttttatttttgactatatttagtgctccatgtatgtgccgcaagattcgatgtgactgggaatcttgaaaagtttttgaatttcggggtgaactaaacaagaccgaaATCGATGTCCACGGAAAAAAATACAAATCTAGCATAGTATCATAGTTCAAAAATTATGatacaaaataaatatattagatttattatgaaatgtatttttataataaaataatttgaaaccataaatataaatatttttcaTGAGAAATTTGATCAAATGTGAATTAATTTTGGTGGCTGGTAACTTGCAGTTATATATTCTTTCTAGACAGAGTACCAAAATGCAAAGGATTCGGTCGACTAGTTTTGTCAGACAGAAGAATCCACGCTGCAGATCTGAAGTCCATTCAGCCAGTGTAAGGACACACGGATCTGCAGCAGTTCTGCCTGCCTGCCCTGTATCATGAACACAACAGGTCTGTCCAGTTGTACAATGCCTCATGATGATCCCTCCAACATGCAGTCATGCAGTTGCAAGATTAAAGGGTGCATTATAGTGGAGGAGCATTTTCAGAGATCAATGGTGGCACAGGGCAACAGACTTTTCTTCACAGTAGCTAAGCTAATCAAGCACAGTTGAAAGATTAAGGTTTGCATAGTGGAGGAGCATTTTCAGAGATCAATGGTGGCACAGGGCAACAGACTTTTCTTCACAGTAGCTAAGCTAATCAAGCACAGTTGAAAGATTAAGGTTTGCATAGTGGAGGAGCATTTTCAGAAGTTGTTATAGCATGATGTGCCAGAGGCTGAGGGACAAAGAAAGGTGTGCCAGCCTACGAACCTGCCAGAAATTCAGGCTACCTGTCCAACGCAAGAACCTTCCAAGCCTCCAGGCAAAAGTACCCAGGTTTCATGGCAGCTCATATGTCTACCTCTACATATACATGCATTTTATTGTATCGTATCATTCACCATTATTTTTCATCCATGCATGTGGACGTTATTTTATTTTCAgccctagtatatatatataaatactgTTCTGACGTGGTACCAAATTGCAGCTCAGATTTGTAGTTTACTCTACAAGCCACGCTCACCTGTTTCGGAGCTATCTTCAGACAGCAACCTCACGAGAAGGCACCACCAACCCGGTGCACTGCACACACTTGTGCCAGCCTTTGTATTGTGGCCCATACATAGTTTTCCTTGATTACTACAGATAAACTAACATTAGGAACATGTGTGGGTCTCAGAAT
This window of the Sorghum bicolor cultivar BTx623 chromosome 7, Sorghum_bicolor_NCBIv3, whole genome shotgun sequence genome carries:
- the LOC8066125 gene encoding BTB/POZ and MATH domain-containing protein 1, translated to MDIVDVPHPSSPLVDAAVVVVPPPSDLHRHLGGLLATGDGADVTFMVDNRTFAAHRCVLMARSPVFHAELSLSTCPTTTTTNDSGGAAVVVQIEDMEAQDFEAFLHYVYTDSLPPESKGSAAAAMLPDLVAAANRYQMERLRLVCEEKLCEFVDVTTVAVILAFAVDHHCLGLKEACLRFLEDPENLREVVKTDGLEHLSKSCPSVLKDMIAKLAAAQ
- the LOC110437366 gene encoding BTB/POZ and MATH domain-containing protein 5-like isoform X2 encodes the protein MPIIGGGRGEREPSRSASAIVAASTESGQHLLKIDGYSGTKDVPTGSHIKSRSFRVGGHRWHICYYPNGCNSTCSDFISIFLKLDLDDHNVNVAHGHGVRARFTFSLLDYGEKKPVPHYTFSAEHTFRDDDRGFRTFIRRDELEKSEHLKHDRFTIRCDLTVAATGEIQTMDLSSQVPGT
- the LOC110437366 gene encoding BTB/POZ and MATH domain-containing protein 5-like isoform X1; protein product: MERVKFSTRHNAACKKRSAEAANAVISTPQTVVPMPIIGGGRGEREPSRSASAIVAASTESGQHLLKIDGYSGTKDVPTGSHIKSRSFRVGGHRWHICYYPNGCNSTCSDFISIFLKLDLDDHNVNVAHGHGVRARFTFSLLDYGEKKPVPHYTFSAEHTFRDDDRGFRTFIRRDELEKSEHLKHDRFTIRCDLTVAATGEIQTMDLSSQVPGT
- the LOC8074048 gene encoding uncharacterized protein LOC8074048 isoform X2; translated protein: MTTTMAMAAATSAAAAVSTSHPYPLLQPTSNRTFVSFPRRQLPATSLSLALPLPSQLSLRGLPLAPAPAANPKYHNAKVDAGDEDVAGEELLRRFNWQVSRAGVTEEVRRRRRHEDARDKRKRKARSAARRYRRRETSYTAQQQKAQCVPSGSNAASAVSRV
- the LOC8074048 gene encoding uncharacterized protein LOC8074048 isoform X1: MTTTMAMAAATSAAAAVSTSHPYPLLQPTSNRTFVSFPRRQLPATSLSLALPLPSQLSLRGLPLAPAPAANPKYHNAKVDAGDEDVAGEELLRRFNWQVSRAGVTEEVRRRRRHEDARDKRKRKARSAARRYRRRSLLSGSNVCLGPRHDLHAIGDSACACCSISWSSVVCYGPMV
- the LOC8074048 gene encoding uncharacterized protein LOC8074048 isoform X3 — protein: MTTTMAMAAATSAAAAVSTSHPYPLLQPTSNRTFVSFPRRQLPATSLSLALPLPSQLSLRGLPLAPAPAANPKYHNAKVDAGDEDVAGEELLRRFNWQVSRAGVTEEVRRRRRHEDARDKRKRKARSAARRYRRRRQATQEHRS